Proteins co-encoded in one uncultured Flavobacterium sp. genomic window:
- a CDS encoding 2OG-Fe(II) oxygenase, protein MQNIQSKIASLNWDSITESMHENGFAIIPKVLNNEQCEDLKFDYDNPNLYRKTVVMERYRFGLGEYKYFNYPLPDLIQNIRSAIYPKLAPIANAWMKVLNINTTFPETHAKLLEECHANNQLKATVLILKYGKSGFNTLHQDLYGDIYFPIQIVIFLNEPDEDFTGGEFVLTQQTPRAQSKAIVLKPKKGDILVFTTNFRPVKGTKGYYRVNMKHGVSEIHSGERHTLGIIFHDALS, encoded by the coding sequence ATGCAAAATATACAATCAAAAATTGCTTCTCTTAATTGGGACAGCATCACCGAATCTATGCACGAAAATGGATTCGCAATTATTCCAAAAGTGCTTAATAACGAACAATGCGAAGATTTAAAATTCGATTATGATAATCCAAATTTATACCGAAAAACGGTTGTAATGGAACGTTATCGGTTTGGTTTGGGCGAATACAAATATTTTAATTATCCGTTGCCTGATTTAATTCAAAACATTCGTTCGGCCATTTATCCAAAATTGGCACCAATTGCAAATGCATGGATGAAAGTTCTAAATATCAACACTACTTTTCCTGAAACTCACGCAAAATTGTTAGAAGAATGTCACGCAAATAATCAGCTAAAAGCAACGGTTTTAATTTTAAAATATGGTAAAAGTGGTTTTAATACTTTGCATCAGGATTTATATGGCGATATATATTTCCCTATTCAAATCGTGATTTTTCTCAACGAACCTGATGAAGATTTTACCGGTGGCGAATTTGTTTTAACGCAACAAACGCCCAGAGCGCAATCGAAGGCAATTGTGTTGAAACCTAAAAAGGGAGATATTTTAGTTTTTACAACAAATTTTAGACCTGTAAAAGGTACAAAAGGTTATTATCGTGTGAATATGAAACATGGCGTAAGCGAAATTCATTCGGGTGAACGACATACATTGGGGATTATTTTTCATGATGCACTTTCGTAA
- a CDS encoding Ada metal-binding domain-containing protein — MIQHNKILDSDLRNKIKNAEICFGGNRKLKIYGTLKCSSGKRMKRENRVFFLSENEAKQNGFRPCGHCMKTEYQNWKNGLI, encoded by the coding sequence ATGATTCAACACAACAAAATTCTTGATTCAGATCTACGAAATAAAATTAAAAATGCAGAAATTTGTTTTGGTGGAAACCGAAAACTAAAAATCTACGGAACTTTAAAATGTTCTTCGGGCAAAAGAATGAAACGTGAAAACCGAGTTTTCTTTTTATCTGAAAATGAAGCCAAACAAAATGGTTTCAGACCATGCGGACATTGCATGAAAACCGAATATCAAAACTGGAAAAATGGACTTATTTAA
- a CDS encoding alpha-ketoglutarate-dependent dioxygenase AlkB, which translates to MDLFNPHTDETTNLLPKDGTVNYYGKLFSRENANHYLDVLLNTIEWKNDEAIIFGKLILTKRKVAWYGDSGFEYTYSNTTKKALPWTKELLKLKAVIEEKTGETFNSCLLNLYHSGDEGMAWHSDAEKDLKKNGAIGSVSFGAERKFAFKHKETKETVSLILEHGSLLVMKGTTQTHWLHRLPPTKTTSKPRVNLTFRTIIE; encoded by the coding sequence ATGGACTTATTTAATCCGCATACAGACGAAACGACCAATTTACTTCCTAAAGATGGAACTGTAAATTATTATGGAAAGTTATTCTCCAGAGAAAATGCCAATCATTATCTGGATGTGCTTTTGAATACGATTGAATGGAAAAATGATGAGGCAATTATATTCGGGAAACTAATTCTTACCAAACGAAAAGTAGCATGGTACGGCGATTCGGGTTTTGAATATACGTATTCGAATACCACAAAAAAAGCACTTCCGTGGACTAAAGAATTACTCAAATTAAAAGCTGTTATTGAAGAAAAAACAGGTGAAACATTTAATTCTTGTTTACTCAATTTGTACCATTCCGGTGATGAAGGTATGGCGTGGCACAGCGATGCCGAAAAAGACTTAAAGAAGAATGGTGCGATTGGTTCGGTAAGTTTTGGCGCTGAAAGAAAATTTGCTTTCAAGCACAAGGAAACCAAAGAAACGGTTTCGTTAATCTTAGAACATGGTAGTTTATTGGTCATGAAAGGCACTACACAAACACATTGGCTGCATCGTTTACCGCCAACAAAAACAACATCAAAACCTCGTGTAAATTTAACTTTTAGAACCATTATTGAATAA